In the Rhodobacteraceae bacterium M382 genome, one interval contains:
- a CDS encoding helix-turn-helix transcriptional regulator: protein MTPTGAADQTSEPCQIGDVFSDRCPSHVFLGKLSNKWALLTIDALGDGAMRTNVLRNRLSGISQKVLTGVLRDLEGLGLVSRKQVQIFPPHVEYTLTDRGASLRRVVAQLDRWVERNYQ from the coding sequence ATGACACCAACCGGGGCAGCCGATCAGACCAGCGAACCCTGCCAGATCGGCGACGTTTTTTCAGACCGCTGCCCGTCGCATGTCTTTCTGGGAAAGTTGTCGAACAAATGGGCTTTGCTGACAATTGATGCCTTGGGCGATGGGGCGATGCGCACCAATGTGTTGCGCAACCGATTGTCCGGCATCTCACAAAAGGTTCTCACAGGCGTGTTGCGCGATCTCGAAGGCCTTGGACTTGTCAGTCGCAAACAGGTCCAGATCTTTCCACCACATGTGGAATACACCCTGACGGATCGGGGGGCGTCCCTGCGCCGGGTCGTGGCACAGCTGGATCGGTGGGTTGAACGGAATTACCAATAG
- a CDS encoding sugar ABC transporter ATP-binding protein, with the protein MRLEVKDLRKSYGPVAVLKGVDLTVKAGEVLAFLGANGAGKSTLLNCVSGAQDADAGDILVDGASLRGASPRQVQDQGVAIIYQHFQVFEGLSVADNIFLGHEIKRGGRVDRRAQNAQARDLLARLGVDDIDPRDYLGALGVGERKVVEIARALRLKPKFLILDEPTASLSDKEAKALHEVIRQAVANDGIGVIYVTHFLDEIPKIADQVTILRDGRILWTRPVGEVSIADMTDAISPDALMSGLESIPFVADGPEALRLSQLKTGFVGPINVGLHRGEVLGIYGLMGAGRTEFLECLSGAAPLSGGEMILNGEKRAFSSPRDALTNGVALVASDRKEQSLFASFSAVENLMVPHMGRSPMPRLLRSFQQEGRGFERAARRLNIQPPNPRLQGQRFSGGNAQKIMVSRWLLEGSGVQLLLLDEPTQGVDIGARHELYEALADVKRKGTTIIVASSDATEICLLADKVMVLGRGQQVALIDNPHDEEQLIELAHKAEHSAEQMELT; encoded by the coding sequence ATGCGTCTTGAGGTGAAAGACCTGCGCAAATCCTATGGCCCGGTTGCCGTGCTCAAAGGGGTGGATCTGACCGTAAAGGCCGGAGAGGTTTTGGCCTTTCTCGGGGCCAATGGTGCCGGGAAATCCACGCTGCTGAACTGTGTCAGCGGGGCGCAGGACGCGGATGCAGGCGATATCCTTGTCGACGGGGCATCGCTGCGGGGCGCGTCACCCAGACAGGTTCAAGACCAGGGAGTTGCGATCATCTATCAGCACTTCCAAGTCTTTGAAGGTCTGAGCGTCGCCGACAACATTTTTCTCGGTCACGAGATCAAGCGTGGCGGTCGGGTGGACCGCCGCGCCCAGAACGCCCAGGCGCGCGATCTGCTCGCGCGTTTGGGAGTTGACGATATCGACCCGCGCGACTACTTGGGCGCGCTGGGGGTCGGAGAACGCAAGGTGGTGGAAATTGCCCGCGCGCTGCGATTGAAACCGAAATTCTTGATCCTGGATGAACCGACCGCATCCTTGTCGGACAAAGAGGCCAAAGCCCTGCACGAGGTGATCCGCCAGGCGGTGGCAAATGACGGAATCGGGGTGATCTATGTCACCCACTTTCTCGATGAAATCCCCAAGATTGCCGATCAGGTCACGATTCTGCGCGATGGTCGCATTTTGTGGACCCGGCCTGTGGGCGAGGTGTCGATTGCCGACATGACGGATGCGATTTCACCGGATGCGCTGATGAGCGGGCTGGAGAGTATCCCCTTTGTCGCGGATGGCCCCGAAGCCCTGCGGCTGAGTCAGCTAAAGACAGGATTTGTTGGCCCCATCAACGTGGGGCTGCACCGGGGCGAGGTGCTGGGTATCTATGGGTTGATGGGTGCGGGGCGCACCGAATTTCTGGAATGTCTGTCGGGTGCCGCGCCGCTGTCGGGGGGGGAGATGATATTGAATGGCGAAAAACGCGCCTTTTCTTCGCCACGCGATGCGCTGACCAACGGGGTTGCACTGGTGGCGAGCGATCGCAAGGAGCAAAGCCTGTTTGCCAGTTTTTCGGCAGTTGAAAACCTGATGGTGCCACATATGGGCCGATCGCCGATGCCACGGCTGCTGCGCAGCTTTCAGCAGGAAGGACGTGGTTTTGAACGGGCGGCCCGGCGTTTGAACATCCAACCACCGAACCCCCGTTTGCAGGGGCAGCGGTTCAGCGGCGGCAACGCCCAGAAGATCATGGTTTCTCGCTGGTTGCTTGAAGGGTCGGGGGTGCAATTGCTGTTGCTGGATGAACCAACTCAAGGCGTCGATATCGGCGCACGCCACGAATTGTACGAGGCCCTGGCCGACGTTAAACGCAAGGGCACGACGATCATTGTGGCCAGCTCGGATGCAACCGAAATCTGTCTGCTAGCGGACAAGGTGATGGTGCTGGGCCGCGGTCAACAAGTGGCCCTGATCGACAATCCCCACGACGAAGAACAGCTGATTGAACTGGCACACAAAGCCGAACACAGCGCCGAACAGATGGAATTGACCTGA
- a CDS encoding branched-chain amino acid ABC transporter permease: protein MSDFSKPDTSMIASVFTGKGLVRDSLVFWAVIAGLAMLGAVLGDSYVRHIFILVFIWCIVIASWDLILGYAGIFNYAQLVFFTFGAYGSAMLSIYAGFTPLLSILSAAAIGAVIGVVIAIPSLRLKGEYVALFTFAVHLALPPLIQQGKAIGMGGNTGLLGIPWLNLFGFQVSSIDKLTWYWVSLFLGALCVWLIYFIVLRGRMGLAFVAMRDADTFAQAIGVNEYKYKLLAFVVSAVFTAVAGGIYAHYTSVVTPKILGTEFFLMAMVMLAIGGMGRFPGAILGVFLVVIGNELLRSFDDYRLLLLGVVVVVTVICLPRGIAGLFERQSKQP, encoded by the coding sequence ATGTCTGATTTTTCAAAACCCGATACGTCGATGATTGCATCGGTATTTACTGGCAAGGGGTTGGTGCGGGATTCGCTGGTCTTTTGGGCGGTGATCGCTGGGTTGGCGATGCTGGGTGCGGTGCTGGGGGACAGCTATGTCCGTCACATTTTTATCCTGGTGTTCATTTGGTGCATCGTGATTGCCAGCTGGGATCTGATTCTGGGGTATGCCGGGATTTTCAACTATGCCCAATTGGTGTTCTTTACATTCGGAGCCTATGGCTCGGCGATGTTGTCAATCTATGCCGGTTTCACGCCGCTGTTGTCCATCCTGAGCGCCGCCGCAATCGGTGCAGTGATCGGCGTGGTCATTGCGATTCCGAGCCTGCGATTGAAGGGCGAATATGTGGCGTTGTTTACTTTTGCCGTGCATCTGGCGCTACCGCCGCTCATCCAACAGGGCAAGGCGATTGGCATGGGTGGCAACACCGGATTGCTAGGTATCCCGTGGTTGAACCTGTTCGGCTTTCAGGTGTCGTCGATTGACAAGCTGACCTGGTATTGGGTTTCGCTGTTTCTGGGCGCGTTGTGTGTCTGGCTGATCTATTTCATCGTGTTGCGGGGGCGTATGGGGTTGGCCTTTGTCGCGATGCGGGATGCGGATACATTTGCTCAGGCAATTGGCGTCAACGAATATAAATACAAACTGTTGGCCTTTGTTGTATCTGCCGTTTTCACAGCCGTCGCAGGAGGGATCTATGCCCATTATACCAGCGTCGTAACGCCCAAGATTCTGGGGACCGAGTTTTTTCTGATGGCAATGGTCATGTTGGCCATTGGCGGAATGGGTCGGTTCCCCGGAGCGATATTGGGCGTATTCCTGGTGGTCATTGGCAATGAGCTGCTGCGCAGTTTTGATGACTATCGGCTGCTGCTGCTCGGAGTGGTCGTGGTGGTGACGGTAATATGCCTGCCTCGGGGGATTGCGGGGCTGTTTGAAAGACAATCAAAGCAGCCGTGA
- a CDS encoding ABC transporter permease, with translation MTDTGMTRGAAAAPETPKNRDWFELSVAAALPVAIAALAVFFYLNAPVFMTANNWISISVQVSALMTISIPFAMLLMAGKIDLSVGSTLALCGVVAGLSFEPLGIPGAVLLTLAVGTGVGLINGLLVASLGMSPIIVTLGTLTLIRGLAQWLAPNPIFGFPEEFLVIGYERVLGLPILTWIMMAVIALGAAVMALLPIGPQIVALGVNQRAAFLVGLRVKAIGIALYAGTGFFVAVAALMSISRINSAPAGTLGVGVELSVLTAVLLGGIPFAGGKGSVIRVVLGVWLLGMLANGLILMNVPTELSLMTTGLVLVVAAALDVLRSRRS, from the coding sequence ATGACCGATACAGGAATGACGCGGGGCGCGGCTGCAGCACCCGAAACCCCCAAGAACCGTGATTGGTTTGAATTGTCGGTGGCGGCGGCGCTGCCGGTTGCGATCGCGGCTCTGGCCGTGTTTTTTTATCTGAATGCGCCGGTGTTCATGACCGCCAACAATTGGATTTCGATTTCGGTGCAGGTGTCTGCATTGATGACGATTTCAATCCCCTTTGCAATGCTGTTGATGGCGGGCAAGATTGATTTGTCTGTGGGTTCGACCCTGGCGTTATGTGGTGTCGTCGCCGGTCTCAGCTTTGAGCCGCTTGGTATCCCTGGCGCTGTTTTGCTGACATTGGCGGTCGGGACCGGAGTCGGATTGATCAATGGTTTGCTGGTCGCGTCGTTGGGGATGTCGCCGATCATTGTCACGCTCGGAACGCTGACTCTGATCCGGGGTTTGGCGCAATGGCTGGCCCCCAATCCGATCTTTGGCTTTCCTGAGGAATTTTTGGTCATTGGTTATGAGCGGGTGCTGGGGTTGCCAATCCTGACGTGGATCATGATGGCAGTGATTGCGCTGGGGGCGGCTGTAATGGCCTTGTTGCCCATCGGACCCCAGATTGTGGCCCTGGGTGTAAACCAGCGGGCCGCCTTTTTGGTGGGGTTGCGGGTCAAGGCCATTGGTATCGCTCTCTATGCCGGAACCGGATTTTTTGTGGCGGTCGCCGCTTTGATGAGCATTTCGCGGATCAATTCGGCACCGGCGGGCACCCTGGGGGTCGGGGTTGAACTCAGTGTGTTGACGGCCGTGTTGTTGGGTGGAATCCCGTTTGCCGGTGGCAAGGGATCTGTGATCCGCGTCGTGTTGGGGGTGTGGTTGTTGGGCATGTTGGCAAACGGGCTGATTCTGATGAACGTTCCAACAGAGTTGAGTTTGATGACAACTGGTCTTGTTCTGGTTGTGGCCGCTGCTTTGGACGTGTTGCGTTCACGACGAAGCTGA
- a CDS encoding amidase, whose translation MTDLAKLSATETALAIRERRVSATEVMQAAIARIEAADPKLNAFVFTSFDEALDNAKKADEAVARGDALGALHGVPTAMKDLFDFKPGWPSTLGGIPQLKENIADMKCGFVESMEAAGAIFVGKTNSPAMGFRGTTDNAAFGPTSNPFDTTRNAGGSSGGSAAAVASGMLAVAEGTDGGGSIRIPAAWTNTVGYRASAGRTPLLVRPNAFANTLPYIFEGTITRNVQDAIVSLGVLQGAHPGDPNCYDMVNDFADAGLRGIKGMKIGYSPNLDVFPVEDEVRDVVADAVKAFEQAGAEVEEIKIGLTRDQREYSDIWCRLFVPIMRHSFDALKASGLDLLSDEHRHGLAPDLLEWVERVGPGYSADDLFRDLSVRSEVFDAYQATFAKYDLIVSPTVTAMPVKNTTDGNTKGPIRINGIEIDPLIGWCPTFLTNFTGHPSVSVPAGLGTSGLPVGLHIAGRRQADGDVLAAAAAFERLRPWAQHYDRIAL comes from the coding sequence GTGACCGATCTAGCCAAACTCAGCGCGACAGAAACCGCCCTGGCCATCCGCGAACGCCGGGTGTCCGCCACCGAAGTCATGCAGGCCGCAATTGCCCGGATCGAAGCTGCAGATCCCAAGTTGAACGCTTTTGTGTTCACGTCATTTGACGAAGCATTGGACAATGCCAAAAAGGCCGACGAAGCCGTAGCGCGCGGCGATGCATTGGGCGCGCTGCACGGTGTGCCGACCGCGATGAAGGATTTGTTCGACTTCAAACCTGGCTGGCCCAGCACGTTGGGTGGCATTCCTCAGCTCAAGGAAAACATCGCTGACATGAAGTGCGGCTTTGTCGAGAGCATGGAGGCCGCAGGCGCGATTTTTGTGGGCAAAACCAACAGCCCGGCCATGGGTTTCCGGGGAACCACGGACAACGCGGCCTTTGGTCCGACGTCAAATCCGTTTGACACCACCCGCAATGCCGGTGGGTCGTCAGGTGGATCTGCGGCTGCTGTGGCCAGCGGTATGCTGGCCGTGGCCGAAGGCACCGATGGAGGTGGGTCGATCCGCATTCCGGCGGCTTGGACCAATACGGTTGGCTACCGCGCATCGGCGGGGCGCACGCCGCTGTTGGTGCGCCCCAACGCGTTTGCCAACACGTTGCCGTATATCTTTGAGGGCACCATCACCCGCAATGTCCAAGATGCCATCGTGTCGCTGGGCGTCTTGCAGGGTGCCCATCCGGGCGACCCGAATTGCTACGACATGGTCAATGATTTTGCCGATGCGGGCCTGCGCGGCATCAAGGGCATGAAAATCGGCTATAGCCCGAATTTGGATGTTTTCCCGGTAGAAGATGAGGTCAGGGATGTTGTCGCGGATGCTGTCAAAGCATTCGAGCAGGCCGGGGCCGAGGTCGAAGAGATCAAAATCGGCCTGACCCGGGATCAACGCGAATACAGCGACATCTGGTGCCGCCTGTTTGTACCCATCATGCGCCACAGTTTTGATGCGCTCAAAGCCAGCGGTCTGGATCTGCTGTCTGACGAACACCGCCATGGTTTGGCCCCGGATCTATTGGAGTGGGTTGAACGCGTCGGGCCGGGCTACAGCGCTGACGACCTGTTTCGTGATCTGTCGGTCCGCTCCGAAGTGTTCGACGCCTATCAGGCCACATTTGCCAAATATGATTTGATCGTCTCGCCGACTGTGACGGCAATGCCGGTGAAAAACACAACCGATGGCAATACCAAAGGTCCAATCCGGATCAATGGCATCGAAATAGATCCGCTGATCGGCTGGTGCCCGACGTTCCTGACAAACTTTACCGGGCATCCGTCGGTGTCCGTGCCTGCCGGGCTGGGGACATCCGGCCTGCCGGTAGGCCTGCATATCGCTGGACGTCGTCAGGCCGATGGCGACGTGTTGGCCGCTGCCGCCGCATTCGAACGTCTGCGTCCCTGGGCGCAGCACTATGACCGGATCGCGCTCTAA
- a CDS encoding sugar ABC transporter substrate-binding protein yields the protein MKNMTRTFALAMGLTVGTLAQAADINDVTTEQVRAAAAKACEGGKTYKVAYSHSVSEVAIVKQVRRFADARAADLGCVTVLHDNTQANNLEQQINAIQGWITLDVDAIVVLPIEPTALQPLKRQAQAQGIKWLTYLGKMDGSDGFVGFDHAQSGQIVAQAAVDWAKANNVTDAKALVTTLTPLPPLAPRWTEVTRIFAENGITVVAEQDAADQTNGLRVAETVLQQHPDLDIIIGMADDAAVGALRAIKLSGANGDAMFVGGQDGSLEGLSAVNDGGAYRASAAILINELGANIVDLALNAVRDVEPSFAYTPTVLASKADQALLDKLLANYAN from the coding sequence ATGAAAAACATGACTAGAACCTTCGCTCTTGCGATGGGCCTGACCGTCGGCACGCTAGCCCAAGCCGCTGATATCAACGACGTCACGACCGAACAGGTGCGCGCCGCGGCGGCCAAGGCCTGTGAGGGTGGCAAAACCTACAAGGTCGCCTATAGCCATTCGGTTTCCGAGGTTGCGATCGTCAAGCAGGTGCGCCGGTTTGCCGATGCGCGCGCCGCGGATCTGGGCTGTGTGACAGTGCTGCATGACAACACGCAGGCCAATAACCTGGAACAGCAGATCAACGCCATCCAGGGCTGGATTACATTGGACGTTGACGCCATTGTTGTCTTGCCGATCGAACCCACTGCGTTGCAGCCGTTGAAACGCCAGGCGCAGGCACAGGGCATCAAATGGCTTACCTATCTGGGCAAGATGGACGGATCGGACGGATTCGTTGGGTTTGACCACGCGCAATCCGGTCAGATCGTGGCGCAGGCCGCCGTGGATTGGGCCAAGGCCAACAACGTCACAGATGCCAAAGCGTTGGTAACCACATTGACGCCGCTGCCACCTTTGGCCCCGCGTTGGACCGAAGTTACCCGAATATTTGCCGAAAACGGGATCACGGTCGTGGCCGAACAGGATGCCGCCGACCAGACCAATGGTCTGCGGGTGGCCGAAACCGTGCTGCAACAGCATCCCGATCTCGATATCATCATCGGCATGGCGGATGACGCCGCCGTGGGCGCGCTGCGTGCGATCAAGCTGAGTGGTGCCAATGGTGACGCGATGTTTGTTGGGGGTCAGGATGGCTCGCTCGAAGGGTTGTCTGCTGTGAACGACGGTGGGGCGTACCGCGCCTCTGCAGCGATCCTGATCAACGAACTTGGTGCTAATATCGTCGATCTGGCGCTGAATGCCGTGCGCGATGTCGAACCCAGCTTTGCCTATACCCCGACGGTTCTGGCCAGCAAGGCGGATCAGGCGTTGTTGGACAAGCTGCTCGCCAATTACGCCAACTGA
- a CDS encoding cupin domain-containing protein produces the protein MKTLTTFVCALCLSAGSLVAQEIPKPQVKLLLSAGETVLGQEITYPSDPAQITTAIVTLPPNAQTGWHHHTVPLVGYMLEGELTVDYGEHGTRTYTAGEAVYEAIATSHNGQNTGDVPVRILVVFAGAKGIPNSVADQ, from the coding sequence TTGAAGACCCTGACCACCTTTGTCTGCGCTTTGTGTCTGAGCGCAGGATCTCTGGTTGCCCAGGAGATCCCCAAACCACAGGTAAAGCTGCTGTTGTCCGCAGGGGAAACCGTGTTGGGGCAAGAAATCACTTATCCCTCAGATCCCGCACAAATCACCACCGCCATCGTGACCCTGCCGCCCAATGCGCAAACCGGATGGCACCACCACACGGTTCCATTGGTGGGCTACATGCTCGAAGGCGAGCTGACCGTGGATTATGGAGAACATGGCACCCGCACTTACACAGCCGGTGAGGCGGTGTATGAGGCGATAGCGACCTCGCACAATGGGCAGAATACCGGCGATGTGCCAGTGCGCATTCTGGTGGTGTTTGCCGGAGCAAAAGGGATCCCCAATTCGGTAGCAGACCAATGA